The Apibacter raozihei genome contains a region encoding:
- the tsf gene encoding translation elongation factor Ts, with protein MSYSPKAADVAKLRNVTGAGMMDSKKALVEAEGDFDKAIDLLRKKGQKVAANRADRESLEGAVIAAVNSDNTKAAIIKLSCETDFVAKNEDFVKLATDFANLALNFSSKEELLAADYNGLPISEKLIEQTGVIGEKIEIADFKTLEAPFVGAYIHAGNKIASAVGLSKAFDNAAEVAKNISMQVAAMNPIALDETQVDSSIIEKELEIAKDQLRQEGKPEAMLENIAKGKLNKFFKDNTLVKQDYIMGEKVSVEDYVKSVDSDVKISGFIRI; from the coding sequence ATGTCATATTCACCAAAAGCAGCAGATGTAGCAAAACTAAGAAACGTTACAGGAGCTGGAATGATGGACTCAAAAAAAGCTTTAGTAGAAGCCGAAGGAGATTTCGATAAAGCAATTGATTTATTAAGAAAAAAAGGTCAGAAAGTAGCCGCTAACCGTGCTGATAGAGAAAGTCTTGAAGGTGCTGTAATTGCTGCTGTAAATTCAGATAATACAAAAGCTGCTATCATTAAATTGAGCTGTGAAACAGATTTTGTTGCCAAAAATGAAGATTTTGTAAAACTAGCAACAGACTTTGCAAATCTAGCACTTAACTTCTCATCTAAAGAAGAATTATTGGCAGCAGATTACAACGGTCTTCCAATCAGCGAAAAATTAATTGAACAGACCGGAGTTATAGGTGAAAAAATTGAAATTGCAGATTTCAAAACTCTTGAAGCCCCATTTGTAGGAGCTTACATACATGCTGGAAATAAAATTGCTTCTGCAGTAGGTTTATCAAAAGCTTTTGATAATGCTGCTGAAGTAGCTAAAAATATTTCTATGCAGGTTGCAGCTATGAATCCGATAGCTTTAGATGAAACACAAGTGGATTCATCAATTATTGAAAAAGAGTTAGAAATAGCTAAAGATCAATTACGTCAGGAAGGAAAACCAGAAGCTATGCTAGAAAATATAGCAAAAGGAAAATTAAACAAATTCTTTAAAGATAATACTTTAGTAAAACAAGATTACATCATGGGTGAAAAAGTATCTGTTGAAGATTATGTAAAATCAGTTGATTCTGATGTTAAGATATCAGGATTCATCAGAATATAA
- a CDS encoding helix-turn-helix domain-containing protein, which yields MKYINSFQDIPVEVDFADMKQLKTSNNSFDGQFNIFPRWRCNGTYLRRDFFKLVLVKGSGILRYAEKEFNIIDSAIFLANPRIPYSWTPISEVQEGWICMFSQEFVCKNIDNDKFLPLLNSISNPVFFMNENELEYMNTIFKKIVMEMSSEYLYKTEIIRNYLHLIIHELQKLRPQANIDLFRIDASKRLTYQFLELLEYQFPLDSPEMTLELRAPKDFASKLSVHVNHLNYSLKKNTGKTSRHLITDSLIRESMALLKNTDWTISEIAYSLGFEYPSHFTNFVKKHTKSTPKEIRFPTL from the coding sequence ATGAAGTATATAAATAGTTTTCAGGATATTCCCGTTGAAGTAGATTTTGCTGATATGAAACAGTTGAAAACTTCTAATAATTCATTTGACGGTCAATTTAATATTTTTCCAAGATGGAGATGTAACGGTACCTACTTAAGACGTGATTTTTTTAAATTAGTATTGGTTAAAGGTTCAGGTATTTTGCGGTATGCAGAAAAAGAATTTAACATCATAGATTCAGCAATTTTTTTGGCTAATCCTAGAATTCCATATTCATGGACGCCTATATCCGAAGTACAAGAAGGGTGGATTTGTATGTTTTCACAAGAATTTGTTTGTAAAAATATAGACAATGACAAATTTCTACCTTTACTCAATTCAATTTCAAATCCTGTATTTTTCATGAATGAAAATGAACTGGAATATATGAATACTATTTTTAAAAAGATAGTTATGGAAATGTCTTCAGAGTATTTATATAAAACAGAAATAATACGAAATTATTTACATCTAATAATTCATGAATTACAAAAATTAAGACCTCAGGCAAATATTGATTTATTTCGTATTGATGCTTCTAAGCGATTAACCTATCAATTTTTAGAATTATTGGAATATCAGTTTCCTCTTGATTCTCCTGAAATGACTTTAGAGTTACGAGCACCCAAAGATTTTGCTTCAAAATTATCTGTTCATGTTAATCATTTAAATTATTCATTAAAAAAAAATACGGGTAAAACGTCCAGACATTTAATAACCGATAGTCTTATAAGAGAATCTATGGCTTTGTTAAAAAATACAGATTGGACAATATCAGAAATTGCCTATTCTTTAGGATTTGAATACCCTTCTCATTTTACAAATTTTGTAAAAAAGCACACAAAAAGTACTCCTAAAGAAATAAGATTTCCTACTCTTTGA
- a CDS encoding aldo/keto reductase, with the protein MKYRSLGSTGIKISSIGLGCMGMSHAYTGQDDKESLATLHKAIDLGINFWDTADFYGNGANELLLGNVLKENRDKIVLASKFGLKYEKSNLLASKIDGSPQWLNEALHESLKRLQTEYIDLYYLHRVDPQVPIEETIGAMADFVKQGKIRYIGLSEASTQTILKANKIHTISALQSEYSLLSRNIEGEILDVVNQLGMSLIPYSPLGRGMFTEDFSGKIDEGDARLLLPRFQGKNLENNKNLMRELNDFAKRRNVHVAQIAIAWLLSKGDNIIPIPGTKKRKYLEINAKSVEIELTTNEIIEVENIISKYPDTGERYPQSALDLTNK; encoded by the coding sequence ATGAAATACAGAAGCTTAGGAAGTACAGGAATTAAAATATCATCAATCGGATTAGGTTGTATGGGAATGTCACATGCTTATACAGGTCAAGATGATAAGGAAAGTTTAGCTACACTACACAAGGCAATTGATTTAGGAATTAATTTTTGGGACACTGCCGATTTCTACGGCAATGGGGCAAATGAACTTCTATTAGGTAATGTTTTAAAAGAAAACAGAGATAAGATTGTTTTAGCTAGTAAATTTGGATTAAAATATGAGAAAAGTAACTTGTTAGCAAGTAAGATTGATGGCTCACCCCAATGGTTAAATGAAGCTCTTCATGAAAGTTTAAAAAGGTTGCAAACAGAGTATATAGATTTATACTATTTACATCGGGTAGACCCGCAGGTTCCGATTGAAGAAACGATAGGAGCTATGGCTGATTTTGTTAAACAAGGGAAGATTCGCTATATCGGATTATCAGAAGCTTCAACCCAAACTATTTTAAAAGCAAACAAAATTCATACTATTTCAGCTTTACAAAGTGAATATTCATTACTAAGCAGGAATATAGAGGGTGAAATTTTAGATGTTGTAAACCAGTTAGGAATGTCATTAATACCATATTCACCATTAGGCAGAGGCATGTTTACTGAAGATTTCTCAGGAAAAATTGACGAAGGAGATGCACGCTTATTACTACCTAGATTTCAGGGAAAGAATTTGGAAAATAATAAAAATTTAATGAGAGAACTCAACGACTTTGCTAAAAGAAGAAATGTGCATGTAGCTCAAATAGCTATAGCATGGTTGCTTTCAAAAGGAGACAATATTATTCCCATTCCAGGTACAAAAAAGAGAAAATACTTAGAAATAAATGCAAAATCAGTAGAAATAGAACTTACTACTAATGAAATTATTGAAGTAGAAAATATAATATCAAAATATCCAGATACTGGAGAAAGATACCCTCAATCAGCTTTGGATTTAACAAACAAATAA